The nucleotide sequence GGCTTCTTCGGATTGATCGCGAATGTCGCGCTGATCATCAATGTCGGGCTGATTTTCGGGCTGCTATCCGTGATCGGTGCGACGCTCACACTGCCCGGTATTGCCGGGATCGTGCTGACCATCGGTATGGCGGTGGACGCCAATGTCCTGGTTTTCGAGCGGATTCGCGAGGAACTGAAAACCGCCAAGGGCCCGGCCCGCGCGATCGAGCTTGGTTATGAACGGGCGCTGTCGGCCATTCTGGATGCGAACATCACGACGCTGATCACGGCTGTGATCCTGTTCGTCATGGGCTCTGGTCCGGTGCGTGGCTTTGCGATCACGCTGGGTCTGGGTATCATCACGTCGGTCTTCACCGCTATATATGTCACGCGACTGATCATCGTCACGTGGTTCGAGCGGCGCCGCCCGCGCACAATCGAGGTTTGATCCCATGCGCTTGAAACTTGTTCCTGACGAAATGAACTGGGATTTCTTCCGTCTTTGGAAGATCACAACCGGTGTCTCCGTTGTGGCTATGATCGCGTCGGTGCTGCTGTTCTTCACCATGGGGCTGAATTTCGGCATCGATTTCCGCGGCGGGACGACCATTCGCACGGAATCGACCCAGGCCGTCGATGTGGGCGCTTATCGTGATGCCATTGCGCCGCTGGGTCTGGGCGATGTGGCGATCACCGAAGTCTTCGACACCAGTTTCGATGCCGACCAGCATGTGGCCATGATCCGGATCGAGGCACAGGGTGACGGCGATGAAAGTGCGTCCGTCGCGACCATCAATGCCGTCGAAGCGGCGCTGCAGGAAATCGATCCAAGCATCACATTTCCTGCGGTGGAATCGGTTGGACCGAAGGTGTCTGGCGAGTTGGTCCAGACGGCCGTCTGGTCCGTCGTTCTGGCGATCGGGGCAGTGCTGTTCTACATCTGGTTGCGGTTTGAATGGCAGTTTTCACTAGGTGCCGTTCTGGCGCTGGTGCATGATATTACCCTGACGATCGGCGTGTTCAGCTTGCTGCAAATCCGTTTCGATCTTGCGATCATCGCCGCGCTTCTGACGATCGTGGGCTATTCGCTGAACGACACGGTGGTCGTCTTTGACCGCGTTCGGGAAAACCTGCGCAAGTACAAGCGCAAGGCATTGAAAGAGGTGCTAAACCTATCGATCAACGAGACGCTAAGCCGTACCATGATGACCTCGCTGACCACGCTTATTGCGTTGTTCGCCCTGTTCATTCTGGGCGGTGACGTGATCCGGGGCTTTGTCTTTGCCATGATGTGGGGCATTTTCGTCGGCACCTATTCGTCGGTCTTCATCGCGTCTACCATCCTGTGGCGTCTGGGCGTCAAACGCGACTGGACGAAATCCGACGCCAACCAAGGCAACCAGTTTGCCAATGTGGGCAAATAGGAGCGAGCCTTGCGCCTGAACGAAGTCACTTATCCCGAAGGCAAGCCCGTGGACGGTTACGGCCCGGGCTTCTTTCGGGTGGATGGCGAAGTGATCGAAGGTGCTATGCTGGTGGGGCCGGATGGGGTCGCCCTTTGGGGGGGCTATGCGGATGACAGTACGCTGCTCGCGCTTCAGGGCAGGGTGGATGTGCTCTTTATCGGCACAGGCGCAGAGGTTGCGCATATCCCCAAGGCCTTGCGGGACCCGCTGGAAGAGGCGGGACTTGGCGTCGAGGCGATGGCCAGCCCGGCCGCTTGTCGCACCTACAACGTGTTATTATCCGAAGGCCGCCGCGTCGCAATCGCTGCGCTGCCAGTGTGACGGCAAAAGGCTCGTTGCTGACCGTGGACGCGCTGTCCTGCGCCCGCGGCGGAAGGCGGGTTGTCGAAGGGCTGTCATTTTCGATCCGGGCAGGTGATGCAGTGGCGCTGCGCGGCCCGAACGGGATTGGGAAAACGACGGTGCTGCGGTGCATCGCAGGACTACAACCGGTCGAGGCAGGGCAGATCGCACTGCCGGATGACGCCATTGCCTATGCCGGGCACCTGGACGGGCTGAAAGCGACCCTGACCGTTTCCGAGAATCTGTCGTTCTGGGCGTCTGTTTTTGGCGGCGGCAAAATGTCGGACGCATTGAAGGTGTTTGATCTGAAAGACCTCGAAGACCGGCCCGTAAACCAACTGTCGGCAGGGCAAAAGCGCCGTCTGGGGCTTGCGCGGCTGATCGTGTCGGGGCGCCCTTTATGGGTGTTGGATGAGCCGACGGTATCGCTCGACAGTGCTGCCGTCACGCGGTTTGCAGATATTCTGAAAACGCATTGTGCACATGGCGGGGCGGTGCTGGCGGCGACGCATCTTGATATGGGCTTCGTCATGCGAGAGATAGATCTGAGCGCATACCGCGCGCAATCCCAAACCCAGATGCGTCGCAGCGACGAGGCGTTTCTGTGATCGCTTTGTTGAAACGTGATCTGACGCTGGCGGTGCGGGCAGGAGGCGGCTTCGGCCTCGGGCTGTGCTTTTTCCTGATCGTCACGGTGCTGGTGCCCTTCGCCGTGGGACCGGAAGCCGCCGTGCTGTCGCGGATCGCGTCAGGGGTGCTGTGGCTTGGCGCGTTGCTTGCGTGCTTGCTGTCGCTCGACCGGATCTTCGCGCTGGATTACGAAGACGGGACACTGGAGCTATTGCTGACCTCGCCGCTGCCGCTGGAAGGCGTGGTCGCGGTGAAGGCCTGTGCGCATTGGCTGACGACCGGATTACCGCTGACGCTGGCCGCTCCGTTTCTTGGCGTGCTGCTCAACCTTCCGGCGCATGCAGGCGTGTGGCTCCTGCTATCATTGCTGATCGGAACACCGGCACTAAGCTTGATCGGTGCGTTCGGCGCGGCGCTGACCGTGGGGCTGAAACGGGGCGGGTTGCTGTTGTCGCTGTTGGTGTTGCCACTTTTTGTCCCAACGCTGATTTTTGGGGCGGAGCTCGCGCGGCGCGGGGGCGAGGGGATGAGCATCGCAACACCCGCCCTGCTGCTTGCGGCGATCTCGCTTGGTTGCGTGGCGCTGCTGCCATTTGCCTCGGCTGCGGCAATCCGTATCAATTTACGATAGGAGTTTCGCCCAAATGCCGATTGCCCCCGACCCGCACGGAGCCTAAATCGTATCCATGTCTCTTTGGGAATATGCCAACCCGCGAAAATTCATGCAGTTGTCCGATCGGCTGCTGCCTGTCTTCGCGTGGACAAGTGCCGTCACGTTGCTGATCGGGCTTATCTGGGGCTTTTTCTTTACGCCCGACGATTACCGGCAGGGAGCGACCGTCAAGATTATCTATCTGCATGTGCCCTCCGCCCTGATGGCAATTAATGCGTGGTTCATGATGTTGGTCGCCTCGCTGATTTGGTTGGTCCGGCGGCACCATGTGTCGGCCTTGGCTGCACGTGCTGCGGCACCCGTCGGACTGGTCATGACGTTGATTGCCTTGGCCACAGGCGCGATCTGGGGGCAGCCGATGTGGGGCACCTTCTGGGCCTGGGATCCGCGGCTGACGTCGTTCTTGATCCTGTGCCTGTTCTATCTGGGGTATATCGCGTTGTGGAACGCCTTCGATGACCCCGACACCGCGGCGGACCTCACCTCAGTTCTGTGCCTGGTCGGAACGGTTTTCGCCCTTCTGTCACGTTATGCAGTGTTGTTCTGGAATCAGGGGCTGCATCAGGGCGCATCGCTGTCGCTGGACAAGGAAGAAAACGTGTCGAACGTGTTCTATTACCCGCTTCTTCTGTGCATGGCCGGATTTGTAACGCTGTTTGTCGCCCTGGTGCTTCTGCG is from Qingshengfaniella alkalisoli and encodes:
- the secF gene encoding protein translocase subunit SecF gives rise to the protein MRLKLVPDEMNWDFFRLWKITTGVSVVAMIASVLLFFTMGLNFGIDFRGGTTIRTESTQAVDVGAYRDAIAPLGLGDVAITEVFDTSFDADQHVAMIRIEAQGDGDESASVATINAVEAALQEIDPSITFPAVESVGPKVSGELVQTAVWSVVLAIGAVLFYIWLRFEWQFSLGAVLALVHDITLTIGVFSLLQIRFDLAIIAALLTIVGYSLNDTVVVFDRVRENLRKYKRKALKEVLNLSINETLSRTMMTSLTTLIALFALFILGGDVIRGFVFAMMWGIFVGTYSSVFIASTILWRLGVKRDWTKSDANQGNQFANVGK
- a CDS encoding Mth938-like domain-containing protein, with the protein product MRLNEVTYPEGKPVDGYGPGFFRVDGEVIEGAMLVGPDGVALWGGYADDSTLLALQGRVDVLFIGTGAEVAHIPKALRDPLEEAGLGVEAMASPAACRTYNVLLSEGRRVAIAALPV
- the ccmA gene encoding heme ABC exporter ATP-binding protein CcmA, with protein sequence MTAKGSLLTVDALSCARGGRRVVEGLSFSIRAGDAVALRGPNGIGKTTVLRCIAGLQPVEAGQIALPDDAIAYAGHLDGLKATLTVSENLSFWASVFGGGKMSDALKVFDLKDLEDRPVNQLSAGQKRRLGLARLIVSGRPLWVLDEPTVSLDSAAVTRFADILKTHCAHGGAVLAATHLDMGFVMREIDLSAYRAQSQTQMRRSDEAFL
- the ccmB gene encoding heme exporter protein CcmB, giving the protein MIALLKRDLTLAVRAGGGFGLGLCFFLIVTVLVPFAVGPEAAVLSRIASGVLWLGALLACLLSLDRIFALDYEDGTLELLLTSPLPLEGVVAVKACAHWLTTGLPLTLAAPFLGVLLNLPAHAGVWLLLSLLIGTPALSLIGAFGAALTVGLKRGGLLLSLLVLPLFVPTLIFGAELARRGGEGMSIATPALLLAAISLGCVALLPFASAAAIRINLR
- a CDS encoding heme ABC transporter permease, coding for MSLWEYANPRKFMQLSDRLLPVFAWTSAVTLLIGLIWGFFFTPDDYRQGATVKIIYLHVPSALMAINAWFMMLVASLIWLVRRHHVSALAARAAAPVGLVMTLIALATGAIWGQPMWGTFWAWDPRLTSFLILCLFYLGYIALWNAFDDPDTAADLTSVLCLVGTVFALLSRYAVLFWNQGLHQGASLSLDKEENVSNVFYYPLLLCMAGFVTLFVALVLLRTRTEIRLRRIRALQAQERYADAT